The genomic DNA GCTTGCGCCCAATCGCATCAGCAATGGACCCCCAGACAAATGCCCCGATGGCCATGCCGAGCAGATTCGCGGTACCGATCCAGGCGGCCTGCGCCGGCACCAGGTCCCATTCCTTGGAGAGCAGTGGAATCAGGACGCCGTTCAGGGTCACGTCCCAGGCGTCGAACATAAAGCCGAGGCCGCCGATCAGGAAGATCCTGCCCTGAACGTTCCACCGCCAGGGCAGGTTTTGGACCACCTGGTCGCCGGTGGGCAGGGCATTGGTGATGGACATCTGGGCGGGGCCTTCCGGAGCTGGGCAGAAGATGATGCAGCGGAGCGCTGATTGCGTCGGGGAAAACAGTACCGCGTGGAGGCATATGCCTGTGGACAAAACCGGAGGAACCCGCAGAAGCAGGAAGTATGGGGCCATGGCTGACGCGGAGCGGGGTGAACAACCGGCCCTTCCAGGACCGGTGCTGCCCGGGTCCGTGTTCACCGTGGCGGAGGCACGGGCACGCGGTGTGCCGCCGGCGGCCCTGCGGAGGAAAGAGTACGACGCCGTCGGGTACGGCATCCGTGCCGTCACGGGGGTGGAGCCTTCCCTGCTGCACATCGTTCGTCCGCTTGCGCCTGTTAGCGGCCTTACCGTAGCCAGCCACACCACCGCCGCCGCCCTGTGGGGAATGTGGCTGCCGCGGCGCCTGGCGAACGGCCCGCTTCACCTCACTCGGCCGCTGCGGTTGTCACGGCCCCGGCGGAAGGGCGTGGCCGGGCATCAGGCTCCGCTCCTGCGGGAAGACGTAGTACGGATAGCCGGGATACTGATCACCTCTCCCTCATGGACGTGGTGTGACCTCGCGGCCCTGCTCCCGGTCGCTGACCTGGTGGTGGCCGGCGACTCGGTGCTTCGACGGCTGGATGCCCCGGTGCGAGGCGGCTACCTTCCCCGGCCCGATCCGCTGTGCCGGGTCCAGGACCTGCAGGACCTCATCGACCGGAGATCCGGAAGCCGCGGCATTTCCACGGCGCGGACGGCACTTGGGCTGATGCGCCCGGGTGTCGATTCAGCCCCGGAATCGCGTCTGCGGCTGCTCATCCTGTCCGCGGGCCTGCCGGAGCCGGAGGTGAACCGGTGGATCATGGGTGCCGGCGGGCGGCCCGTGTCCCGGCCGGACCTGCAGTACCGGGCACTGCGGATTGCCCTTGAATACGAAGGGGAACACCATCTGCGGGATCCGGACCAGTGGCATCGCGACATTGAACGGGATGAGAGGCTGCGGCAACTGGGCTGGGTGGTGCTGCGCTTCAGCAAAAAGCACCTTCGCCCCGAGAATCGGGCAGCAACGGAGGAACGTATCCGTAGTACCTTGCGTGCGCGGGGCTGGTATCCCGGCAGAGCCGTGTAGACCAGACCGGGCTGCCGGTCCGGCCGGTCCCGGGTGCCGGTCCCGGGTGCCGGTCCCGCCGGTGGAGCGGGCCCCTTGATCCCGGTCCCGCCGGCCCCTGGGGTCCCTTGGTCCCTGTCCCGCCGGTGCGGTGGGTCCCCGGTGCCGCGGCACTGAATCGAGAAGGCACGATTTACCGAATTCCGGGCCGAAAACGGTAAATCGTGCCTTCTCGATGCGCAAAACGGTAAATCGTGCCGTTTCGATCCGCTGGAGCCCGCAACCGCACCCCGCAACCGCCACACCGCACCCGCCCCACCACGCTCCGCAACGGCCACGCCCCGCAACCGCCACACCACACCCCGCACCCGCCACACCGCACCCCGCACCCGCCCCACCACGCTCCGCAACCGCCCCACCACACCCCTCATTCATCCCCCGAGACACCGTGTTACACCGCCCCGAGGCGGGGCGGAGGGCTCAAGGCATAAACTTCTCGTGGGCCGCACGGCCTGCGCACGCCGTTCATCGAATCCTTGGAGTGTCAGTTGTGAGCAACCCCGTCCTCGACCGTGTCCCTATCCGCCGGGCCCTGATTTCGGTCTACAACAAGACGGGGCTGACGGAACTCGCGCAAGGCCTCGCCGCAGCCGGTGTCAGCATTGTCTCCACCGGCTCCACGGCCAAGCAGATCGCTGCTGCCGGCGTCGCCGTCACCGAGGTATCCGAGGTGACCGGGTTCGCTGAGTGCCTCGACGGCCGGGTCAAGACCCTGCACCCCCGCGTCCATGCCGGCATCCTCGCCGACCGCCGCCGGGATGACCATGTGGCCCAGCTCGAGGAAATGGAGATTGAACCCTTCGACCTCGTGGTGGTCAACCTCTACCCGTTCGTTGAAACCGTCCGCTCCGGCGCGGCGCAGGATGACGTGGTGGAGCAGATCGACATCGGCGGGCCCTCCATGGTCCGCGCCGCCGCCAAGAACCACCCGTCGGTGGCCGTGGTGGTTGACCCGGACAAATACTCCGACGTTGTCACCGCAGCGGCGGAGGGCGGCTTCGACCTGGCGCAGCGCCGCCGGCTGGCTGCTGAAGCATTCGCCCACACTGCCGCCTACGACAACGCGGTAGCCACCTGGACGGCCGAGCAGTTCGGCGACGGCACCGAGGACGGCGCCAAGTGGCCGGCCTACACCGGCCTCGCCCTGGAGCGCGCCGAAGTGCTGCGCTACGGCGAAAACCCGCACCAGGACGCTGCCCTGTACGTGGAGAAGGGCGGCCAGCCCGGCGTCGCCCAGGCCGACCAGCTGCACGGCAAGGCCATGTCCTACAACAACTACGTCGACGCCGACGCCGCCCTGCGTGCCGCCTTCGACTTCGATGAGCCCGCCGTCGCCGTCGTGAAGCACGCGAACCCGTGCGGTATCGCGGTGGCGTCCCCGAATGCGGCCGATCCGATTGCGGACGCGCACGCCAAGGCCCACGCCTGTGATCCCGTCTCCGCGTTCGGCGGCGTGATTGCCGCCAACCGCACGGTCACCGCGGGCATGGCGGAAACGGTGAAGGACATCTTCACGGAGGTGGTGATTGCTCCGGACTTCGAGCCGGCCGCCGTCGAGATCCTCAGCGCGAAGAAGAACATCCGCCTGCTCGCCCTGCCGGACGGATACGGCCGCAACACTGCCGAATTCCGGCAGGTCTCCGGCGGTGTGCTGGTGCAGAAGGCGGACCGGCTGCAGGCCGAGGGCGATGATCCGGCCAACTGGACCCTCGCCGCGGGGGAACCGGCGGACGAAGCCACCCTGGCCGATCTCGCCTTTGCCTGGGCCGCCGTGCGGGCCGCGAAGTCCAATGCCATCCTGCTGGCAAAGAACGGCGCGTCCGTGGGTGTGGGCATGGGCCAGGTAAACCGGGTGGATTCCTGCCGGCTCGCCGTTGAACGGGCCAACACCCTGGGCGCCGGGGGCGAGGACCGCGCCCGCGGTTCCGTAGCGGCGTCGGACGCGTTCTTCCCCTTCGCGGACGGACTGCAGATCCTGCTCGACGCCGGTGTGCGCGCCGTGGTCCAGCCGGGCGGCTCCATCCGCGACAACGAAGTGGTCGAAGCTGCTGCCGCTGCGGGCGTGACCATGTACTTCACCGGCGCCCGGCACTTCTTCCACTAGCGAATACGCCGCAGGCCATACGAAAACGCGGGACGGTGCAGGTAATGTGCCGTCCCGCGTTTTAGGGCACAGATAGTGCGCTGTGGCATAGTTGAACTCAAATACAAGCCTAAAAAACGGGTTCCGTCATGCCACAAGACATGCTCCGGTGCCCACCAACACACAAGGAGACCGTGTGGCTGAGAAAATCAAGGTTGTGGGCTCTGTCGTAGAGCTCGACGGCGATGAGATGACCCGTATCATCTGGCAGTTCATCAAGGACCGCCTGATCAACCCGTACCTGGACGTAGACCTGAAGTACTACGACCTCTCCATCCAGAACCGCGACGCGACCGATGACCAGGTCACCATTGACGCCGCCAACGCCATCAAGGAACACGGCGTGGGCGTCAAGTGCGCAACCATCACCCCCGACGAGGCACGTGTCGAGGAATTCGGCCTGAAGAAGATGTGGGTCTCCCCGAACGGAACCATCCGCAACATCCTCGGCGGCGTGGTCTTCCGCGAGCCGATCATCATCTCCAACATCCCGCGCCTGGTCCCGGGCTGGAACAAGCCGATCATCATTGGCCGCCACGCCCACGGTGACCAGTACAAGGCCACGAACTTCAAGGTTCCCGGTGCCGGTACGCTGACGCTGACCTACACCCCGGCCGACGGCAGCGAAGAAATCAAGCAGCAGGTTGTGACGTACAACGAAGATGGCGGCGTCGCCATGGGTATGTACAACTTCAACGATTCCATCAAGGACTTCGCCCGCGCTTCCTTCGCGTACGGCCTGCAGCGCAACTACCCGGTGTACCTCTCCACCAAGAACACCATCCTGAAGGCCTACGACGGCCAGTTCAAGGACCTGTTCCAGGAAGTCTTCGACGCCGAGTTCAAGGACCAGTTCGAAGCAGCCGGGCTCACCTATGAGCACCGCCTGATCGATGACATGGTTGCCTCCGCAATGAAGTGGGAAGGCGGCTACGTCTGGGCCTGCAAGAACTACGACGGCGACGTCCAGTCCGACACCGTGGCACAGGGCTTCGGCTCGCTGGGTCTGATGACCTCCGTGCTGATGACCCCGGACGGCAAGACCGTTGAGGCTGAAGCTGCACACGGCACCGTGACCCGTCACTACCGCCAGCACCAGCAGGGCAAGCCCACCTCCACCAACCCGATCGCCTCGATCTTCGCGTGGACCCGTGGCCTGATGCACCGCGGCAAGCTGGACAACACCCCCGAGGTCATCAACTTCGCCGAGACCCTTGAAGACGTTGTCATCAAGACGGTCGAATCCGGCAAGATGACCAAGGACCTGGCACTGCTGGTCGGCCCGGACCAGCCGTACCTGACCACCGAAGAGTTCCTCGCCGCACTGGATGAGAACCTCAAGGCCCGCCTGGGCGCCGAGGTTGCGGCCTAACCGGCTCTCCTCACCGCGCCTTCCCCGCCCTGTTGCGGGGGAGCACGACGACGGCGCGCTGCCCCTTCGCGGGGCGGCGCGCCGTCGTCGTTTAATACGGAGGCCGCGTAATAAGTAGCGCGGAGGTACCCGCGGTGCCACCATGTGGGGATGTCGAATTCCACCACTACGCCGGCCCCGGCGGTTTCCGCTGCCGAAGAGCGCAGCGCCCGCATAGCGGTAACGGTTTTTCCGCTGCTTATTGTTGCCGGGGGAGTGATTGCGCTCTTCTTCCCGCAGCCCTTCACCGGGCTCTCCGCCTACATTAACCCGGGGCTGATGCTGATTATGTTCGGCATGGGCCTGACGCTGACCCTCCCGGATTTCGGGATGGTGGTCCGCCAGCCGCTTCCGGTGCTGCTGGGCGTGGTGGCGCAGTTTGTCATAATGCCGCTGCTGGGCCTGGGGATCGCCTGGGCGCTGAATCTCAGCCCGGAACTGGCTGCGGGCGTGATCCTGGTGGGCTGCGCTCCGGGCGGCACGGCGTCCAATGTGGTGACCTATCTGGCCCGCGGCAACGTGGCCCTCTCCGTGGCCATGACCTCGGTGTCCACGCTGCTGGCGCCCCTGCTGACCCCGCTGCTGGCGCTCTGGCTCGCGGGCCGGTACATGGCAGTTGACGCCGGTTCCATGGCGTGGTCCATTGTGCAGATTGTCCTGATTCCGGTGGTGCTCGGACTGGTTATCCGCTACCTGATGCCGCGGCTGGTGGACCGGATCCTCCCCGTGCTGCCCTGGGTTTCCGTGCTGGCGATTACGTTTGTGGTGATCGCGGTGGTGTCCGGCAGCGCCCAGGCAATTTTCACCGCGGGCTGGCTTATCCTGCTCGCGGTGGTGCTGCACAACGCGCTGGGACTGGGACTGGGGTACGGCGCCGCCAAGCTGTTCCGGCAGCCGATCCCGTCACGCCGGACCATGGCTATTGAAGTGGGGATGCAGAACTCCGGGCTTGCTGCCGGCTTGGCGAAACAGTACTTCGCTCCGGAAGCGGCGTTGCCCGCGGCAGTGTTTTCGGTCTGGCACAACGTCTCCGGCGCACTGATGGCCGCCATCTGGCAGCGCCGGCCGGTGTCCTGACTGTCTGGAGGCGGCCGGCCCCGGACAAACATAGTCGGCCCTGAACAAACGCGGCCTCAAACAAATGCAGCAGGCCCCGGACCGAAGTCCGGGGCCTGCTTCGCTTGCAGTTGAACGGCTAGATGCCGGCACCCTGATCGCCGGAGGAGGATGGCCCGGACGAGCCTGAGCCGCCGGAACCGGAGCCGCCGGAGCCCATTCCTGAACCGCCGCCCATGCCTGAGCTGGAACCGCCCATGCCGGAGCCCGAGCCGCTTGAACCGGATCCCATTCCGGAGCCGGATGAAACGGACGCCGGCTCCGAGGAACTCTGGCCCGAGATCGTGTTCCCGTCCTTATATGCCGCGGAAACCTCGATCTTCCGCGGCTTCGAACGCTCGCTGACAGGGATAAAGACGCTCAGCACGCCGTTCTCGTACTTGGCTGAGATGTTGTCGATATCTATGCCCTGGCCAAGGTTCAGCTGCCGGAGGAAGCTGCCGCTTTCCCTCTCGCGGGTCAGCCAGGTCACCCCTTCGGTGGTATGGATGGTCCGTTCGGCGCGGATGGTCAGCAGCTGGCCATCCACGTCAACGTCCACCGAGCCGGGATCGATGCCGGGAAGATCTGCATTGAGGATGTAATGGTCGCCCTCGCGGTACAGATCGATGGGCATCAGCCGAAGCCGCTGGCGCGGGTCCAGAAGGGCTCCCGCAACCCGGTCCAGCTCACGGAATGGATCAAACTTCATCGCCATGTTCATCAACTCCTTTGTGCCACCGACGTCGGTCGGGCATCGGTGGTGGAAACGCCGATTGTGGAAGGGTCGATAAAGGTTGAGTCGCACTACCTCAACGATGAAATTACGCTAGCACTCGGGCATAGTGAGTGCCAGATCACATGGATAAAAACGGTCCGGGAGGACCGGTTTTTTCTGTCCTCAGCCCACCGGCCAGGCGTGCACGGCCGTATTGCTGTGCATGTTCTCCCAGTAGAGGCGGGACATTTCGGCCAGCGCGGCGCTGCGTGCCAGTCCGGATTCCTCCAGACGGCGAAGCGTGGCGATCTGCCAGGCTGCTCCGTTCTGCTCGGTCCGTGCCCGCTCGGAGACGACGTCCAGATAGCGGTTTATGAGCGTGGGGTCCACCTTCAGGGCGCGCAGCCCTTCGGCGGCCTGCGGGATCAGGTGCCGCACAATCAGTTCAGCAACCGGAATTTCGCCGATGCCCGGCCAATACACCGTGGCCTCCAGCCCGTGGCGGGCACAGGAGAGGAAATTGTCGGACGCGGTCTTGAAGGCAAGCCGGCTCCACAGCGGACGGTCTGCGGTGCGGATGTATTCCACCAGGCCGTAATAGAAAGCTGCATTGGCTACAACGTCTATGACTGACGGACCTGCCGGCAGCACACGGTTTTCCAACCGCAGATTGGGGGTGCCGCTGCCCGGGTCATAGATGGGCCGGTTCCAGCGGTAAACGGTACCGTTGTGCAGCCGCAGTTCAGCCAGCAGCGGTGCACCTGCAGAGGTGGTTTCATCCCCTCGGCCCGAGAGCTCCGGGAGCAGCGCCGGGAAGTAGCGTACGTTCTCCTCAAACAGGTCGAAGATGGAGGTGATCCACCGTTCTCCGAACCAGACGCGGGGCCGCACACCCTGCTGGCGCATTTCCGGGGGTCGGGTATCAATTGACTGCTTGAACAGTTCAATCCGGGTTTCATGCCACAGGACGTGTTCCATGAAAATGGGCGAGTTGGCCGCCAGCGCAACCTGGGGAGCAGCGATCATCTGCGCTGCATTCCAGGCCGGTGCAAATTGCTCGGGTGAGACTTCCAGATGCAGCTGCACCGACGTACACGCCGCTTCGGGGGCAATGTTCTGGGCGTAAAAGGACAGAGGCTCCGGGCCGGAGAGATCCAGCAAAACGTCTTCACCGCGCGCCTGGAGTACCGAAGTGTTCAGGGCGGCATATCGCTGGCCGCTGCTGAGCCACTCCCAGCCATCCATGAACCCGGGCGTCAGGGTGGGCAGGATTCCCACCATCATGATGTCCGCGTCCTCCTGCTCCGCGCGTTGGTCAGCACGGTTCAGCTGCGTTCGCAGGCCGTCTTCGAGGTCCTTGAGTCCGAACTGCCCGATCGAAAGTGCGGGATGGTTCATCTCGATGTTAAAAGCGCCGATTTCGGTCTGGAAAGCCGGATCGGCGATGCGTTTCAGGACAGCCTGGTTGCGCAGGGCGGGGGAGAAGTCACGGTTGGTGAGGTTCAGCTCGAGCTCCAGCCCAATGCTCGCCGTGTCGGCGAACCGGGCGGTGGACAGGTAATGGGCAAAATGGTCCAGGTTTTCCAGCAGCCGCTGCCGGTAGGCGGTCCGCTGTGCCCTGCTGAACGTCCGGCTGGTGACTTCGGCGCCCATGGTTCCTACTTCCCCTTCAGGCCCTTGTAGACGTTGACGGGCCGCTGCATCTCACCGTGTTGTGCGCCCATCACGATCACAGCTCCGGACAGTACAGGGATGCTCCACTGGAGAACTTTGAGCTGCCGCTGCGCCGCCTTCAGTTCCTCGGAGGCGTCTTCCCTCGGCTCGGTGGCACCCCGGCTGCCCTGTTCGGCGAGCTGCTCCACCTTTCCGCCCAGGATGCCCGCGTACAGCGTGACCCCTGCGCCGAGAACAGTCGCCGCGGTTTTGTATACGGTAAGCCGGCCCACCCCGTCCTGCCGGCCAATCCGCGCGCTGTTCTCGCCCAGGAGTGCCAGGCCGGCCAGGGCATGGCCGCCGATTGCCGCAGCCTGGACCGGTGCCCATTTCTTCCATCCGAGGGCGGAGAGCCGGGTCCGTTCGGTGGGATCCTTCGCTTCGGCTGCTGCCCCGTTCAGGCCAACGGCGCCCATAAGGGAACCGCCAAACCACGCTGCTGCGGTGAGGTCATGAACAGATCGCGTCAGTGCTGCCATGTTGATGCTCCTGGGGTCGCGGAGAGAACCTGCGCCGTCGTTCTCGTCGGTGCACATCAGACAACCATGCACCGGTCGCATAAGCAAGGTTGCTTACTACCCATGATTAGCTAAGTATGCTTAGTATTGTTGTGCGGTTTCGATCCGATCAGCAACGCGACGACGAAAGAGAGCGATGATGACAGACAACTTCAGCCCACGCGACGGAAGCCATGCAGCATCCCCCGGGTCAGGAGCGGGATCTGACTCAACCGCGGCCGCCAAGACGGATGCAGCCAAGCAGCAGGCTGGTGACCTCGCCCAGCATGCCAAAGGGAACGCCGGGCAGGTGGCAGAAACAGCCAAAACCGAAGCTGCCGGCGTCGCATCCGAAGTGAAAAGCAACGCCAGGGACCTCTTCACCCAGGCACGTTCCGACCTCACCGAGCAGGCGGGCGCACAGCAGCAAAAGGTGGCCGAAGGCCTGCGGTCCGTCGCCGACGAGCTGCAGTCCATGGCCCAGTCCGGCCAGTCCGGTGTGGCCGCCGATCTGGTAGGGGAAGCAGCCAGCCGTGCCTCGTCGGTCGCCGGTTGGCTTGACGGACGGGATCCGGGATCGCTGCTGGATGAGGTCAAGGGTTTTGCCCGGCAGCGGCCAATGGCCTTCCTCGCCATCGCGGCCGGTGCGGGTTTCCTCGCGGGACGCCTGAACAAGAGCCTGAGCGCCGGAGTTCCGGCACAAGGTGTGTCCGGCGGTTCCACCGGCCAGCATGCAGCCCCGCCGGTGCCCCCGGCCCCGCCGATACAGCCGCCCCAGCCCCGGGTAGCTGAAACCGAGGCGGAAGGGCCGGGTACCTCACCGGACGCTGCCGGGGTCGATGATCCCTTCGGTTCCGAGCCGGTACGCAGTGCCGGTTCCGGCCCGGCTTCGGCACAGACCCTGCCGCCCACTCCGTCCACCGGAGTTCCGGCAGCTGATCCCTACAGCGGCGG from Arthrobacter zhangbolii includes the following:
- a CDS encoding endonuclease domain-containing protein, which produces MADAERGEQPALPGPVLPGSVFTVAEARARGVPPAALRRKEYDAVGYGIRAVTGVEPSLLHIVRPLAPVSGLTVASHTTAAALWGMWLPRRLANGPLHLTRPLRLSRPRRKGVAGHQAPLLREDVVRIAGILITSPSWTWCDLAALLPVADLVVAGDSVLRRLDAPVRGGYLPRPDPLCRVQDLQDLIDRRSGSRGISTARTALGLMRPGVDSAPESRLRLLILSAGLPEPEVNRWIMGAGGRPVSRPDLQYRALRIALEYEGEHHLRDPDQWHRDIERDERLRQLGWVVLRFSKKHLRPENRAATEERIRSTLRARGWYPGRAV
- a CDS encoding NADP-dependent isocitrate dehydrogenase; translation: MAEKIKVVGSVVELDGDEMTRIIWQFIKDRLINPYLDVDLKYYDLSIQNRDATDDQVTIDAANAIKEHGVGVKCATITPDEARVEEFGLKKMWVSPNGTIRNILGGVVFREPIIISNIPRLVPGWNKPIIIGRHAHGDQYKATNFKVPGAGTLTLTYTPADGSEEIKQQVVTYNEDGGVAMGMYNFNDSIKDFARASFAYGLQRNYPVYLSTKNTILKAYDGQFKDLFQEVFDAEFKDQFEAAGLTYEHRLIDDMVASAMKWEGGYVWACKNYDGDVQSDTVAQGFGSLGLMTSVLMTPDGKTVEAEAAHGTVTRHYRQHQQGKPTSTNPIASIFAWTRGLMHRGKLDNTPEVINFAETLEDVVIKTVESGKMTKDLALLVGPDQPYLTTEEFLAALDENLKARLGAEVAA
- a CDS encoding bile acid:sodium symporter family protein — encoded protein: MSNSTTTPAPAVSAAEERSARIAVTVFPLLIVAGGVIALFFPQPFTGLSAYINPGLMLIMFGMGLTLTLPDFGMVVRQPLPVLLGVVAQFVIMPLLGLGIAWALNLSPELAAGVILVGCAPGGTASNVVTYLARGNVALSVAMTSVSTLLAPLLTPLLALWLAGRYMAVDAGSMAWSIVQIVLIPVVLGLVIRYLMPRLVDRILPVLPWVSVLAITFVVIAVVSGSAQAIFTAGWLILLAVVLHNALGLGLGYGAAKLFRQPIPSRRTMAIEVGMQNSGLAAGLAKQYFAPEAALPAAVFSVWHNVSGALMAAIWQRRPVS
- a CDS encoding glutamate--cysteine ligase, with protein sequence MGAEVTSRTFSRAQRTAYRQRLLENLDHFAHYLSTARFADTASIGLELELNLTNRDFSPALRNQAVLKRIADPAFQTEIGAFNIEMNHPALSIGQFGLKDLEDGLRTQLNRADQRAEQEDADIMMVGILPTLTPGFMDGWEWLSSGQRYAALNTSVLQARGEDVLLDLSGPEPLSFYAQNIAPEAACTSVQLHLEVSPEQFAPAWNAAQMIAAPQVALAANSPIFMEHVLWHETRIELFKQSIDTRPPEMRQQGVRPRVWFGERWITSIFDLFEENVRYFPALLPELSGRGDETTSAGAPLLAELRLHNGTVYRWNRPIYDPGSGTPNLRLENRVLPAGPSVIDVVANAAFYYGLVEYIRTADRPLWSRLAFKTASDNFLSCARHGLEATVYWPGIGEIPVAELIVRHLIPQAAEGLRALKVDPTLINRYLDVVSERARTEQNGAAWQIATLRRLEESGLARSAALAEMSRLYWENMHSNTAVHAWPVG
- the purH gene encoding bifunctional phosphoribosylaminoimidazolecarboxamide formyltransferase/IMP cyclohydrolase; amino-acid sequence: MSNPVLDRVPIRRALISVYNKTGLTELAQGLAAAGVSIVSTGSTAKQIAAAGVAVTEVSEVTGFAECLDGRVKTLHPRVHAGILADRRRDDHVAQLEEMEIEPFDLVVVNLYPFVETVRSGAAQDDVVEQIDIGGPSMVRAAAKNHPSVAVVVDPDKYSDVVTAAAEGGFDLAQRRRLAAEAFAHTAAYDNAVATWTAEQFGDGTEDGAKWPAYTGLALERAEVLRYGENPHQDAALYVEKGGQPGVAQADQLHGKAMSYNNYVDADAALRAAFDFDEPAVAVVKHANPCGIAVASPNAADPIADAHAKAHACDPVSAFGGVIAANRTVTAGMAETVKDIFTEVVIAPDFEPAAVEILSAKKNIRLLALPDGYGRNTAEFRQVSGGVLVQKADRLQAEGDDPANWTLAAGEPADEATLADLAFAWAAVRAAKSNAILLAKNGASVGVGMGQVNRVDSCRLAVERANTLGAGGEDRARGSVAASDAFFPFADGLQILLDAGVRAVVQPGGSIRDNEVVEAAAAAGVTMYFTGARHFFH